ACAAGCCGAGATGCTAACGGACTTGGACGTAACCGATGACCAAATTGCTGAGATGCCAATTGGTGCAGAGATGGACCCAGATCTTTTTCTCGAAGTAAAGAAACACCAGCAACTAACTAGGAGAGAGAAGAGGCAGCAGAGGCGTGAAGTGGCTCAAAACaagcagacacaccccttggACCTGTCCCCCATTGAGTTGCGACGAATGCAGCAAGAAGATGTCACGCTTAAAGGTATTCGAGAAGCAATGAACGGTGCTACTGGAGCCAGCAAGATGGTCTTTCACGAAGAAAATGGACTGATTTACCGTCAATGGATCTCACCCCATGGCGAAGACAGCAGCCCGATACAGCAGTTGGTGCTACCAGAGTCGTGCCGTAGCCTAGTGATGTCCCTTGCTCACCATATTCCAATGGCTGGCCACATGGGGCAGCGAAAGACCGTAGAACGGATTCTCCAGCGGTTCTATTGGCCGACAGTATTCGAAGATGTGAAGAAGCTATGCCAATCGTGCGAAGAGTGTCAGAGGACATCAAAGGGGAAAAAGCAGCGTGTACCAATGATTCCCCTACCCATCATTCGAGAGCCATTTGAACGTATTGCTATGGATATCGTGGGTCCTCTTCCTCGTAGCCGCACGGGAAACCGCTACATCCTGGTGATTTGCGACTATAGTACAAGGTACCCAGAAGCTGTCCCCCTACGAACCATAGATGCTGAGCACGTAGCCAAGGAGCTGATAATGTTTTTCTCAAGAGTAGGCATACCCCGAGAGATCCTGACTGATCAAGGAGCTAATTTCACATCTGGATTGCTAGCAGAGCTCTACCGCTTGTTGAAGATACAGCCGATCAAGACCAGCCCTTACCACCCTCAAACGGACGGATTAGTAGAACGTTTCAATCAAACCTTGAAGTCCATGCTTCGCAAAACCGCCAATGAAGAAGGAAAAGACTGGGACCAACTAATTCCGTATTTGCTGTTTGCCTACCGTGAAGTACCCCAGTCATCAACCGGATTTTCTCCCTTCGAACTAATGTATGGAAGGCAGGTGCGAGGACCTCTTGATGTGCTCAAAGAAACGTGGGAATCTAGCAAGAAATCTACAGAGAGTGTCGTTTCTTATGTCCTGACGATTCAAGAAAAACTCGCCAAGATGTCGGAGCTAGCTTGTGAGAATCTGAAGAAGGCCCAAACAACCCAAAAGAAGTGGTATGATCGAAATGCACGAGAGAGGAAGCTGCAGGTAGAGGACAACGTACTAGTCCTTCTACCTTCCTCGACCAACAAACTCCTAGCGAAGTGGCAAGGTCCCTACCCTGTGAAGAAAGTGATTTCACCGGTGACATATGAAGTGGACATGTTCGATCACAAGAAGCGGAGAAGAGTCTTCCACATCAACATGTTGCGAAAGTGGAATACCCCCACGATCCCAAACCTCTTGGCGGAGGAAGAGAGAGGAGAATTAACGGATGAACTCCCGTTGTGGAAAGAAAGTGACGGTATCACAAAGAAGATTGTCATGGACAAGCGACTGGAAGAGACCCAACAGTATGACCTCCGTCAGCTAACCAACGAATTCGTAGAAGCTATGCGAGACACCCCAGGACGGACAGCAATCATTGAGCACGACATTGAAACCGGAACGGCACGCCCAATCAGGTTGCCTCCTTACCGCTTACCTCATGCCTATCGAGAGACAGTGAAGAAAGAAATTGCGGAAATGCTAGAACATGGAGTGATCGAGCCTTCGACAAGTGAATGGTCAGCCCCTATTGTATTGGTGAAGAAGAAAGATGGTACTATGCGATTCTGCGTTGACTATCGACGTCTAAATGGAGTTTCTGAGGCAGATGCATACCCAATGCCCCGCATTGACGAGATGATCGACAGACTAGGCCAAGCTAAGTACATCACCACTTTGGATCTGACAAAAGGATACTGGCAGGTACCCCTCACCAAGAAAGCCCAGACGAAGACGGCATTTGTAACCCCTTTTGGTCTTTATCACTTCAATGTTATGCCATTTGGCTTGCAAGGCGCACCGGCAACTTTCCAGAGGCTAATGGACCGGGTACTGCAAGGACTGGAAGAATATGCTGCAGCATACCTAGATGATGTTGTAATCTACAGCTCCAATTGGAAGGACCACCTCTACCATTTACGTCAGGTGCTGGAGCGGATCCAAGATGCCGGCCTAACCATGAAGCTCAGCAAATGTCAGTTTGGGATGGCCCACTGTATATACCTAGGCCATGTCGTTGGGAGTGGAGTGGTGAAACCAGAGGAAACAAAACTAGAGGCAATGAGGGAATTTCCAAGACCAAAAACGAAAAAAGAAGTGCGTTGTTTCCTTGGATTAACTGGATATTACAGGAGGTTTATCCCGGATTTCGCCTCCATTGCCGCCCCCCTGTCTGACCTCACCCGAAAGAATTTACCCTCAACAGTAATATGGACACCAGCTTGTGAGACAGCATTCCAGACCCTGAAGAAGCAGATGTTGTCACAGCCGATATTGCACAATCCAGACTTTTCGAGAGCCTTTGTCCTCCAAACCGATGCATCCCAGCGAGGTGTAGGGGCAGTCCTCAGCCAAACTGATGGGGATGGCGCTGAACACCCAGTAGGATATTTTAGCCGAAAACTCCTTAACCGAGAAGAACACTACTCGACCGTGGAGAAGGAGTGCCTGGCAATTAAACTCGCTGTTGAAGCTTTCCGAGTCTACCTCCTAGGACGACCCTTTGTAATCCAGACGGACCATCACTCCCTGGAATGGATGGAGCGAATGAAAGAGAACAACAATCGTCTCATCCGATGGAGCCTGGCCTTGCAACCATTCAACTTTTCTGTCCGCTATCGGAAGGGCAAAGACAACCAAAACGCAGACGCCCTCTCCCGATTGCCTATTTCTCACCCCGACATGAATGTCGCAGGAGAAGGGGAGAGGAATGTGGTGAACTAGAACATTCTGTGACTGGTTTAATTAAGAACTAGAACATTCTGTGGTAAAGGACCAGAACTTTATGTGTTAAGAACCTTCCAGAGGTTCAGTATTCTAGAACTTTGTGGGTGTTGTAGAACAATCTAGATCTTTGGTGCATGTGTCTGTATAAAATAGCTAGAGAAGGAGTTATGTTCAGTTCTGTTCTCATGTTAAAGTTATAGAAGACTCCTATTTACTTGGATCGTGTTCTGTTTAAGTCAACTGCGAGCCTTGGCGCAGCCGGGGGCGCATGACAGTCGCAAACTGAAGAAGAAATGCTCGATGAGATAGACATACCTCATCGCCAGCTCAGCCAGAAGAGTCATAAAACCAAGAGTCACACCTCAAGAGACAATCTACTAGAAGTCATATTCAATTCCCATCACAGATGAACCCCTTGAGGGTGGAGGAATGTAGTATCCACTGAAACTATCTAGAAGTAGCTATAATGTATCAGTAATGAtctacaacaataattatagttatagaaTTGGAACTGTatttatgccttggtgcgcatgcgcaagcgaggtatactgtagtttgtgtgtgtgtctgtgtgtgtagactgctatacagCTTCTCAAAGAtgaatgaagtgcaagtaagagtttctataggcttctagtcatgttttttggattttaatttgtggatttgcaaaataatgtttggttctcgagttatgcctagttttgcttacttggaatgccattgcaacccttttcagaagagtgcgtagaataACTTGTCCacggagtgttgctactctacttagtagttagcttaGTTTCGCAAGCAGACTTGTCCtagagggaacgtctggtcactattgcaACAATTCCGTGGCCCCTGCCGGAATGTTGGCAGTGCCGATCAGATTTTGACTACGTGGTTAGTGGGCGGTAACATCCCGTATATTTTCGtattatagcataaaatgaACGTGAAAAGAAGGATTATTAAGTCTAGCAAGGCTAATTTTAGTGTTGAACCAACCTGGCTGCAAAGGATCTCGGTTACAAGGAGCTCAGACCcaagcaagagctagctagctgcgaaTAAACTAGTCATGTGAATTTGGTTAATTAATAAATATCTTGCATGTGACTACATTCCTCAGTGCcatggaattgctgcaatagtggCCAGACGTTCCCTCTTGGACGAGTCTGCTCACGAGActatagttagctctgcactagaacgctagttattggtagctgcaagagtgagaagagagctgtaaGGCTCTACTGACTTgcagctattaattttagacttgaacttttgacatcgatcgtttttaacaacaatcatggtcgagtTTTCCTGGCCtgtgattctgcatgcagaaaattaatgttgatctCATGATGTGTATAAAAAGTATAAAaagtataatatatagctttatgttacgtagctttggcacctccaccataaccaccgaggcatcagcacctatAGTGGTAACATCTAGAAATTACCTagctttgtataattataactaagaaggttctgtacatgtgctctgtgtgtgtattctacCCTCGCTGCAAACAAGAATATTTATCTGTGTTAAAGTGGAGACAATTAATAGATACAACAGGCATCCTATAATAACGGAGacaaaaactgtgcacatTTTTGAAGACATGAAGTGAATGGTTTATACATCTTAGTTAAGTATTCACCTTTCGTATTAAATTTTGGTCCAGGAGAAATCATGTTCACTGATACCGAAGCACCAGAAGTCTCTTGTTTCTGCTTCTTTACTGCACTCCTATCTAGATAATATGAAAGTTTTCGCTCATGTTGCTGTTGGACTTGACAGTCTGTTAGTGGCTGgccagctatataattatacataattattatactttgtCAAGGAATGATGTAGATATGGCTAGCGCCCTAAAAAATGTTggccggaagccacacccgtTTCAATTAGTTGCGGTTAAATTTCATTTCCTGTCATCAGCAAAATATTTCAGGAGGACATAAATATATGTTCCTGATTCTACATAGATGCAGTTATTGTCGAAAGTTGGATATTTGATACTTATATTGCATGATTGAGAGTAAGCTCTGTGGCTTAAAACTAGAGTTTGAGACAGTTTGAATGTGATTCTTGGTCAGCAGTGTGCCACATGGACCCCATATTGTATACTTGTGGCTAAATGTGAGCATGCAATCACACCCATCCtaaggaggtacgacacgcgtgcctcgattaggctaattgcctctgcaataacattGAGTGTGGgcgtaattatgcctcgattatccgcccacgctctACGTTATTACAGAGGtaattagcctaatcgaggcacgcgtgttGCACCTCCTCTGGCACCTACCCATTCTCAATTCCCCACACATATTTGTTTGCACATGGCGTGTAACTGTTAATTCAAAAGACACAAAgaatgtagctagctagctagcaataGAGCTGAGATCGGTAAGTAGAGATCAGAAGGGGGAAGGGTCAATTGCCCCCTTTGCCACCGGGGctccctggctacgccactgctaaAAGCGTTAGTGAATGAAACACACATGCTCACAGTAGACAAATTGGAATGATTGCATGAAATATACGGATTGCGTTAAAGAATAGACTACATGTGTAGAAGAATCACTGCATTGACACTTCTTCTAAATGTATACAACACGTGTCAATGTATAAACTGCTGGCACAGTCAAAAAATCATTGAGTTACAAAAAGCTTACCATAGTGACAATAATCCCATCTGATTCTCATTGCCAACTTTCGCTCTCTTAGAGCATCAGCAATTTTCTCCCAGTCAATTCCAAGCAACTTATAGTTTGTGGCAATACATTGACATAGAGCCATTTTCTGTTTCACTGCATCTGTGAGAAGGTTATTACTAtatcaaattaatgtatatatattatacttacCATCGGGATGATCATCTCGAATTTGGTTTAATACCAGCTGAGGAATACCCACTTCTTTACCAAAAGGAATTGGATTTGTCAACTCCCGTAATTCGGCAAATAGATTCAATGATGTGAGTTTGTGAACAGGGCCAGGATTAGTCTCAACATCTCCAGCAATAATTAGCAACATTAAAAGAACCTCCAAAATCTGTAGTGTCCTTTTGAAGCTCACTACCAGTGCCATAGGAACACTAGGAGAATGTTTATATTGCTCAGTCTCAGTGTGTACACAATTCTGTTTTAAGTTCATTGGACAGCGGTTGTGCTTCTTGTAAACTGAGATTTGCCTCGAAATATCTTCCTGTTTTTGTACACAGAATGTGGTTGGGGCTTCTATTGTGGGTAGAGAGAGACAGTCTCTAAGGGCTGTGGGAAGCATGGGTAGATTGATAGTGATTAGTAAGCAACACAGCATCAGAGTACGTGCCTTCAGGCATTCTTCACAGTAAAAAGGAAATCGGTACGTGAGCATGaggataattatgtgttatagtgtcccaaattCCAATGGTGATTAACTATGACTCGGCTTTCTCTGCAACAAATAAGCCAAGCCCCCTCTTGTGCTAGAAACCTGCACTCGAGCCTCACCCCCAGCCCATGCAGCTTCTCAGTTCTGTACAGCTAGCAGCTTGCTACACTCTCATGTATGGGTATAGCATTTAGGATCATTGACTAACTGATTTGCCTTCAATCTTCTAAATCTGATAGACACCTCCAACAGTGTACATTAAATCTAGATTATATAGACACGCACTCTAAACCTCCCAATTTTTCATTAGGTTTTATGTTCCGGTCATTATTTACAGTATCAGTAGATCTTTGGGTGTTCGGTTTTAGAAAATACTATAGTAAatgactataatttatacagacAATAAATCGTAACGCCACCTTCCTCACTTCTATCTCTAGCCAGCTGATAAATCAACTAAAAGTATCGCCAACTGCAAATATACCTTCTACAACAACATTTCCACAGTCATGGCCCATAATTAACAGTTCATTGATGAGATTGACTGCATGCTCCATGCACTTGTAAATGTTGGCTTCAATTCAAGTTTCTCAAATCAGAGTGACAGACTGAGATGATAAATAGATTCTTCAGATTTCTAGctaactagatctagactaCTTTGAGAGAAAAACGGTTTGACTGGATACAGCAAATGGCAACAATTAAAAAtctaccagccccacccccaaaaATGTACCACTCATTGTCCCTTTTCAGACAAAAGAAACAGTCAAATTAAGAGTTTCTTCAGGAGCTTCCCAGCCTCTTTCTTGACCTCAGACAGGAAATACACACAAGTGAGTTCAGATCACTGTGCTATGATCACTGTGCTATACTGTAGTACTGCATCTGATATTTGAGCCTCAGGGCACAAGTCAATCGAAAGATAAAAACATGTCTCATATACAAAGGACACAATTATGAGACAGTTGTACACCACCTTCCTTCTTTAGATGCATGTAAAATTACATGCagtatgattgtacattgcataTTTTAATTCAATGATAGCAACTGCTGATGCACTATTAACttacaaccatgcatgcattgcataCTCTATAACTTACTATTTTTTGCAGCCAAGTACAGACAGACGTTATTGGCTATCTCTCCTTTCTCCAGCCTGAGTAAAACTTCCAGTAGAGCTGTGTATTTTGCTTTGAAAAGATCGTGTCCTTTCCACAGAGATAAGCACTTGATCATCGCAACTTGGCTGCCTCTTGCATGCAAAGTGTTTACCACGTCCTGTTCTTCAGCTGGAGTAAGGTTCATTAGTTTGGGATATAATTCAATCTTGTCAAAATATTTAGCCAAGAGGGGAATATCTCCATGCCCTATTTCACAGTTGAGTTGAACATCAGTTAGATGGTTTCTTTTCACAATCTCTTGAAGAGTCACTATAGGGATAGTATTATTAGACTAAGTATAGTACTAGAAATTAATGCCTGCATGACACACAAATCCAACGAGCAGCACTTTACTTATTTATATTAGAAATTGGTAACCTTGATAATGCAAGAAAAATGTAATAACGATGACAAAAAGCAGAATACAACTGATGAAGCCTGCATACCTGGTCTAATTAAAATACACTCTTGGCTCACTATTCTCACCTTCAGTGCTAGGTTCAGGAGGACCCATGGTGGCTGACGCTGAAGCATCAGAAGTCTCTTGTTCCTGCTGCTTTTTTGGTTCACCCCTAATTCTCCTAGTTCGAGAATGTGACTGTTTTTCACCatcttgcactgcaggtagtTGGACTTGACGGTCTGGTGTCAACTGGCCAGCTGTACATTTGGACAGATTTGCTACAGCACAGGTTGCATTGAGTGCTAATGGCATGTGCTAGTTAAACTATACTTCTTCTGCAATGTATACGCTAATGGACTTACACAATGGTACTGTTTGTGGGAGCTCTTCCTCTGCTGAGAGATACTCGGTAGAAGAATTAGAAGAGGAACAATCTGAACCAATTGACAATGATGGCAATATTAATATATAAGCATAGGATGCATACCTTGTTGACAATAACTCTCTCTGATTTTCACTGCCAAATGTTCCATTGAAATGCGTCTGAGAGCATCAGCAATTTTATTCCAGTCAATTCTGTGTAGCTCACAGTTAGTGACAATATATTGACATAGAGCCATTTTCTGTTTGTTAATATCTGTGGAAAGTTTGTTTTGACCAGTACTAACTATTAAATGTATGATACTGTACACTTACCGTTGGGGTTATCATTTTGAATTCTGTCTAATTCCAGCTGAGGAATACCGAGTTCTTTACCAAAAGGAACGGGATCAGTTAACTCAACCAattcggcaaaaatatttaaggGAGTGAGTTTGTCCACAGGACCCGGGTTAGTCTCAACATCTCCAGCAATAATTAGCAACATTAAAATAACCTCCAAAATCTGTAGTCTCCTTTTGAAGCTCACTACCAGTGCCATATTGACACCAGGAGAATATTTATATTGCTCAGTCTCAGTGTGTACACAATTCTGTTTTAAGTTCATTGGACAGCGGTTGTGCTTCTTGTAAACTGAGATTTGCCTTGAAACATCTTCCTGTTTTTGTGCACAGAATGTGGTGGGGGCTTTTATTGTGGGCAGAGAGAGACAGTCTCTAAGGGCTGTGGGAAGTGTGGGTAGATTGATAGTGGTTGATAATCAACACAACATCAGTGTACGTGCCTTCGTCAGGCCATTCTTTACAGTGAAAATGAAATCGGTATATGAGCATAAGGTATCCTAtatgttatagtgtcccaaattCCAATGGTGATTAACTATGACTCGGCTTTCTCTGCAACAAATAAGCCAAGCCCCCTCCTGTGCTAGAAACCTGCACTCGAGCCTCACCCCCAGCCCATGCAGCTTCTCATACAGCTAGCAGCTTGCTACACTATCCTTCTATGGGcagtattattatgtttaATAGAACCATTGACTAACTGATTTGCCTTCAAGCTTCTAAATCCGATAGACACCACCTCCAACAGTGTACATTAGATctaaactatatacacacgcaCTCTAAACCTCCCAATTTTTCGTTAGGTTTTATGTTCCGGTCATTATTTACAGTACCAGTAGATCTTTGGGTGTTCGGTTTTAAAGAAAGTCACCAAAATACTATAGTAAatgactataatttatacagacAATAAATCGTAACGCACCTTCCCCATTTCTATCTCTAGCCAGCTGATAATTCAACTAAAAGTATCGCCAACTGCAAACATACCTTCTA
This region of Halichondria panicea chromosome 12, odHalPani1.1, whole genome shotgun sequence genomic DNA includes:
- the LOC135345212 gene encoding uncharacterized protein LOC135345212 — encoded protein: MSVTRTGRIYNLGESVNETEQDVESDQAVITMAETGTGVTELLQMLLEDRRSRDEAETERARAREEENRQRERERAEEQERRERESEQRMQMMQSQVEMMRNWMDLNQSREEIKAKRAEDLRHLNLAKLTEKEDIEAYLTTFERLMTAFEVKEEHWAHKLAPQLTGRAQQAFAAMDVEKAKNYEDVKRAILQRYDISEETYRKRFRTTKKAEGEAYLELATKLRDLLEKWTAGCTTMETLKEKIVVEQLMEGMPRDLRIWLGDRKPTTGEEAGRLADSYVHSRQLDPKELPPRETRRPSSESGATKTCHYCKIKGHIAKDCRKAMADRRTEKGRREANKTKMEWNKIKCYNCQEIGHIAANFPSKSNLFTEETELVYMNEDKLEKKINPQITRSGTVEGKAVDEIVLDTGCARSMVRSDLLPQKKQLGRVRIRCAHGDVREYPLVSVEIGLGEGRHQIEAAISKTLPVPVLLGRDVAGLLEMLQNKEGTVRTEEALAVMTRAQAKKNEEERVELEKIQQQEGIKQPTTTSDTSTDEMPDDQVAKMVPNTPNTPDDQQAEMLTDLDVTDDQIAEMPIGAEMDPDLFLEVKKHQQLTRREKRQQRREVAQNKQTHPLDLSPIELRRMQQEDVTLKGIREAMNGATGASKMVFHEENGLIYRQWISPHGEDSSPIQQLVLPESCRSLVMSLAHHIPMAGHMGQRKTVERILQRFYWPTVFEDVKKLCQSCEECQRTSKGKKQRVPMIPLPIIREPFERIAMDIVGPLPRSRTGNRYILVICDYSTRYPEAVPLRTIDAEHVAKELIMFFSRVGIPREILTDQGANFTSGLLAELYRLLKIQPIKTSPYHPQTDGLVERFNQTLKSMLRKTANEEGKDWDQLIPYLLFAYREVPQSSTGFSPFELMYGRQVRGPLDVLKETWESSKKSTESVVSYVLTIQEKLAKMSELACENLKKAQTTQKKWYDRNARERKLQVEDNVLVLLPSSTNKLLAKWQGPYPVKKVISPVTYEVDMFDHKKRRRVFHINMLRKWNTPTIPNLLAEEERGELTDELPLWKESDGITKKIVMDKRLEETQQYDLRQLTNEFVEAMRDTPGRTAIIEHDIETGTARPIRLPPYRLPHAYRETVKKEIAEMLEHGVIEPSTSEWSAPIVLVKKKDGTMRFCVDYRRLNGVSEADAYPMPRIDEMIDRLGQAKYITTLDLTKGYWQVPLTKKAQTKTAFVTPFGLYHFNVMPFGLQGAPATFQRLMDRVLQGLEEYAAAYLDDVVIYSSNWKDHLYHLRQVLERIQDAGLTMKLSKCQFGMAHCIYLGHVVGSGVVKPEETKLEAMREFPRPKTKKEVRCFLGLTGYYRRFIPDFASIAAPLSDLTRKNLPSTVIWTPACETAFQTLKKQMLSQPILHNPDFSRAFVLQTDASQRGVGAVLSQTDGDGAEHPVGYFSRKLLNREEHYSTVEKECLAIKLAVEAFRVYLLGRPFVIQTDHHSLEWMERMKENNNRLIRWSLALQPFNFSVRYRKGKDNQNADALSRLPISHPDMNVAGEGERNVVN